Proteins co-encoded in one Medicago truncatula cultivar Jemalong A17 chromosome 8, MtrunA17r5.0-ANR, whole genome shotgun sequence genomic window:
- the LOC11407573 gene encoding rRNA methyltransferase 1, mitochondrial: MYTNISKTQAFPLVSKISSQPKCFNSLSTLNIQFSPLSSHNKSIFTNPRYGLMLEIARRYCAARSVEKQLPWLETNEVKEDKRVERAKRNHVRSSIQDDSVKKGSVKSSWEQSVDRLEIPAVSEFKPRSRESAFSAKGGVSNRERKNGLADNGREPRNDRGSRYVKFDDKRIASNTRFGKYGKFDDKRSANNTHADRYSKVDDNVEERVDDEMEDEVEEGVDDPRWDNIKNRFKGVVGGRGGLEKLEYRRWDRNENWGSRKTWQEATESTVPKIVGEGIYGVGPVLAALSAGRREFYALYVQQGLDLSSNNRKKKDKKGFERVLKMAEKLNLSIKEESKHDLNMVTDNRPHQGLVLDASPLEMVKIQELEPVSTEEGKGSLWVALDEVTDPQNLGAIIRSSYFFGAAGIVLCAKNSAPLSGVVSKASAGSLELMELRYCKNMMQFLVSSAENGWRVLGGSVSSKAISLNEIEPGPPTILVLGSEGTGLRPLVERSCTQLVKIAGNIPSDLSTGDELEGESTGLNRESPGKEFLSFLAVESLNVSVATGVLLHHLIGKRSVDSLPDANRQISE, translated from the coding sequence ATGTATACCAATATCTCCAAAACCCAAGCATTTCCACTCGTATCCAAAATATCTTCGCAACCCAAATGCTTTAATTCACTCTCCACCTTAAATATCCAATTTTCACCACTTTCCTCTCATAATAAATCCATCTTTACAAACCCCAGATATGGATTGATGCTAGAAATTGCTAGGAGGTACTGTGCCGCTAGAAGTGTCGAAAAACAACTTCCTTGGCTAGAAACGAATGAAGTTAAGGAAGATAAAAGGGTTGAGAGAGCAAAAAGGAACCATGTTAGAAGCTCTATTCAAGATGATTCAGTTAAGAAGGGGAGTGTTAAGTCCTCTTGGGAACAATCAGTTGATAGGTTAGAGATACCAGCTGTTTCAGAATTTAAGCCTAGATCACGGGAATCAGCGTTTTCTGCTAAAGGTGGTGTGTCTAATAGGGAAAGGAAGAATGGTTTGGCTGATAATGGTAGAGAGCCTAGAAACGATCGTGGTAGTAGatatgttaaatttgatgataagaGGATTGCTAGCAATACACGCTTTGGCAAATATGGTAAATTTGATGATAAGAGAAGCGCTAACAACACACACGCTGATAGATATAGTAAAGTTGATgataatgttgaagaaagagttGATGATGAAATGGAGGATGAGGTAGAGGAGGGTGTTGATGATCCAAGGTGGGATAACATAAAGAATAGGTTTAAAGGGGTGGTTGGAGGTAGAGGTGGATTGGAAAAACTGGAATATCGAAGATGGGATAGGAATGAGAATTGGGGTAGTAGAAAGACATGGCAAGAGGCAACTGAATCTACTGTGCCTAAGATTGTTGGTGAAGGAATTTATGGGGTTGGTCCGGTTTTGGCTGCATTGTCAGCTGGAAGAAGGGAATTCTATGCATTGTATGTGCAACAAGGGTTGGATTTGAGTAGCAACAATAGGAAGAAGAAGGATAAGAAAGGGTTTGAGAGGGTTCTAAAGATGGCTGAAAAGCTCAATTTAAGTATAAAAGAAGAATCAAAGCATGATCTGAATATGGTAACCGATAACCGACCTCATCAAGGTTTAGTTTTAGATGCTTCGCCACTCGAGATGGTGAAAATACAGGAATTGGAACCTGTTTCTACTGAGGAAGGAAAGGGTTCTCTTTGGGTAGCTTTGGATGAGGTGACTGATCCTCAGAATTTGGGGGCAATTATTAggtcttcatatttttttggagCCGCTGGTATAGTTTTATGTGCAAAGAATTCAGCTCCATTGAGTGGTGTTGTTAGCAAAGCAAGTGCAGGCTCACTTGAATTAATGGAACTTAGATATTGCAAGAACATGATGCAATTCTTAGTGTCTTCAGCCGAAAATGGCTGGCGAGTTCTTGGTGGTTCTGTCTCCTCTAAAGCGATTTCAttgaatgagattgaacctggtccGCCGACTATTCTTGTTTTGGGCAGTGAGGGCACTGGTTTGAGGCCTTTGGTGGAGAGATCATGTACTCAGTTGGTTAAAATTGCTGGTAATATTCCTTCAGACTTAAGTACCGGTGATGAATTAGAAGGTGAAAGTACCGGTTTAAATCGCGAGAGCCCTGGTAAAGAGTTCCTTTCATTTTTGGCTGTGGAAAGCTTAAATGTTAGTGTAGCAACAGGTGTGCTTCTTCATCATTTAATTGGTAAAAGGTCTGTAGATTCTTTGCCGGACGCGAATAGACAGATTTCTGAGTGA